Proteins encoded in a region of the Xylocopa sonorina isolate GNS202 chromosome 1, iyXylSono1_principal, whole genome shotgun sequence genome:
- the Prps gene encoding phosphoribosyl pyrophosphate synthetase isoform X2 → MINQNRSFCAYEMDLLEQRKSRRVCQCSHKSKARVMPVSQPVRAKSLLRANLENSRGRLLQSRMPNIKVFSGTSHPDLAQRIVDRLGIDIGKVVTKKFSNLETCVEIGESVRGEDVYIVQSGSGEVNDNLMELLIMINACKIASASRVTAVIPCFPYARQDKKDKGGDGGDNKSKNRIVMKSNEWKFRSRAPISAKLVANMLSVAGADHIITMDLHASQIQGFFDIPVDNLFAEPAVLKWIKENIIEWRNSIIVSPDAGGAKRVTSIADRLNVEFALIHKERKKANEVASMVLVGDVKDRVAILVDDMADTCGTICHAAEKLLEAGATKVYAILTHGIFSGPAISRINNACFEAVVVTNTIPQDGHMKDCPKIQCIDVSMMFAEAVRRTHNGESVSYLFSNVPY, encoded by the exons ATGATAAATCAAAACAGAAGCTTTTGTGCATACGAAATGGATCTTCTAGAACAACGCAAGAGTAGACGAGTATGTCAGTGCTCGCATAAATCAAAGGCACGTG TGATGCCTGTGTCCCAGCCAGTGCGTGCTAAGAGTTTGTTACGCGCAAACTTAGAAAATTCTCGCGGGCGACTTTTGCAAAGCAGAATGCCAAACATTAAAGTCTTCAGTGGTACGTCGCATCCAGATTTGGCTCAGCGTATCGTCGACAGACTTGGCATCGATATTGGAAAAGTTGTCACCAAGAAATTCAGCAACCTCGAAACATG TGTGGAAATAGGAGAGTCTGTTCGAGGAGAAGATGTGTATATTGTACAAAGTGGAAGTGGAGAAGTAAATGACAATTTGATGGAGCTATTGATTATGATCAATGCATGTAAAATTGCTTCAGCATCTCGAGTAACTGCGGTAATTCCTTGTTTCCCATATGCAAGACAAGATAAGAAGGATAAG GGTGGTGATGGAGGTGACAACAAATCTAAGAATCGAATTGTCATGAAGTCAAACGAGTGGAAATTCAGG AGTCGTGCACCTATCTCGGCAAAGTTAGTAGCAAACATGTTGTCAGTAGCAGGAGCTGATCACATTATTACAATGGATTTGCATGCTAGTCAGATTCAAGGATTTTTCGACATTCCAGTTGACAATTTATTTGCTGAACCAGCTGTTTTGAAATGGATTAAAGAAAACATTATCGAATGGCGTAACAGCATTATTGTTTCCCCAGATGCTGGTGGTGCTAAAAG GGTAACATCTATAGCTGATCGATTAAATGTTGAATTTGCTCTTATACATAAAGAAAGGAAAAAGGCGAATGAGGTTGCTAGTATGGTATTAGTTGGAGACGTAAAGGACAGAGTTGCTATTCTAGTAGATGACATGGCCGACACTTGTGGTACTATTTGTCACGCAGCTGAAAAACTTCTTGAAGCTGGAGCAACAAAAGTATATGCGATTTTAACGCATGGCATTTTTAGTGGGCCAGCGATTAGTAGAATTAATAATGCTTGTTTTGAAGCTGTGGTAGTAACAAATACCATTCCTCAAGATGGTCATATGAAAGATTGTCCAAAAATACAG TGTATCGACGTATCGATGATGTTTGCTGAGGCTGTAAGGCGGACTCATAATGGTGAATCTGTATCGTACCTGTTTTCAAATGTACCGTATTAG
- the Ubc4 gene encoding ubiquitin conjugating enzyme 4 isoform X2 gives MQIVATFTHVAKCAIKVELVNDSFTELKGEIAGPPDTPYEGGNFVLEIKVPETYPFNPPKVRFITKIWHPNISSVTGAICLDILKDQWAAAMTLRTVLLSLQALLSAAEPDDPQDAVVARQYKEHQEMFRQTARHWTYVYAGGPAKMPDLDDKIRRLTDMGIEEHNARVALSSYNWDLERATEQLFS, from the exons ATGCAAATTGTAGCCACATTCACTCAT GTTGCAAAATGTGCGATTAAAGTTGAATTGGTGAATGATAGTTTTACTGAATTAAAAGGTGAGATTGCAGGCCCACCAGACACGCCATATGAAGGAGGTAATTTTGTACTCGAGATTAAAGTTCCCGAGACGTATCCCTTCAATCCTCCAAAA GTGCGATTCATAACAAAAATATGGCATCCTAATATATCTTCAGTAACAGGTGCCATTTGTTTAGATATATTAAAAGATCAGTG GGCTGCTGCAATGACATTGCGTACTGTATTACTATCATTGCAAGCTTTGCTATCTGCAGCAGAACCAGATGATCCACAAGATGCAGTAGTAGCTAGACAGTATAAAGAGCATCAAGAAATGTTTCGTCAAACTGCCAGACATTGGACATATGTATATGCGGGTG GACCAGCGAAGATGCCTGATTTAGATGATAAAATAAGGCGATTAACGGATATGGGAATTGAAGAACACAATGCAAGAGTTGCTTTATCTTCGTACAATTGGGATTTGGAACGTGCCACTGAACAGCTCTTCAGTTAG
- the Prps gene encoding phosphoribosyl pyrophosphate synthetase isoform X4, which yields MINQNRSFCAYEMDLLEQRKSRRVCQCSHKSKARVMPVSQPVRAKSLLRANLENSRGRLLQSRMPNIKVFSGTSHPDLAQRIVDRLGIDIGKVVTKKFSNLETCVEIGESVRGEDVYIVQSGSGEVNDNLMELLIMINACKIASASRVTAVIPCFPYARQDKKDKSRAPISAKLVANMLSVAGADHIITMDLHASQIQGFFDIPVDNLFAEPAVLKWIKENIIEWRNSIIVSPDAGGAKRVTSIADRLNVEFALIHKERKKANEVASMVLVGDVKDRVAILVDDMADTCGTICHAAEKLLEAGATKVYAILTHGIFSGPAISRINNACFEAVVVTNTIPQDGHMKDCPKIQCIDVSMMFAEAVRRTHNGESVSYLFSNVPY from the exons ATGATAAATCAAAACAGAAGCTTTTGTGCATACGAAATGGATCTTCTAGAACAACGCAAGAGTAGACGAGTATGTCAGTGCTCGCATAAATCAAAGGCACGTG TGATGCCTGTGTCCCAGCCAGTGCGTGCTAAGAGTTTGTTACGCGCAAACTTAGAAAATTCTCGCGGGCGACTTTTGCAAAGCAGAATGCCAAACATTAAAGTCTTCAGTGGTACGTCGCATCCAGATTTGGCTCAGCGTATCGTCGACAGACTTGGCATCGATATTGGAAAAGTTGTCACCAAGAAATTCAGCAACCTCGAAACATG TGTGGAAATAGGAGAGTCTGTTCGAGGAGAAGATGTGTATATTGTACAAAGTGGAAGTGGAGAAGTAAATGACAATTTGATGGAGCTATTGATTATGATCAATGCATGTAAAATTGCTTCAGCATCTCGAGTAACTGCGGTAATTCCTTGTTTCCCATATGCAAGACAAGATAAGAAGGATAAG AGTCGTGCACCTATCTCGGCAAAGTTAGTAGCAAACATGTTGTCAGTAGCAGGAGCTGATCACATTATTACAATGGATTTGCATGCTAGTCAGATTCAAGGATTTTTCGACATTCCAGTTGACAATTTATTTGCTGAACCAGCTGTTTTGAAATGGATTAAAGAAAACATTATCGAATGGCGTAACAGCATTATTGTTTCCCCAGATGCTGGTGGTGCTAAAAG GGTAACATCTATAGCTGATCGATTAAATGTTGAATTTGCTCTTATACATAAAGAAAGGAAAAAGGCGAATGAGGTTGCTAGTATGGTATTAGTTGGAGACGTAAAGGACAGAGTTGCTATTCTAGTAGATGACATGGCCGACACTTGTGGTACTATTTGTCACGCAGCTGAAAAACTTCTTGAAGCTGGAGCAACAAAAGTATATGCGATTTTAACGCATGGCATTTTTAGTGGGCCAGCGATTAGTAGAATTAATAATGCTTGTTTTGAAGCTGTGGTAGTAACAAATACCATTCCTCAAGATGGTCATATGAAAGATTGTCCAAAAATACAG TGTATCGACGTATCGATGATGTTTGCTGAGGCTGTAAGGCGGACTCATAATGGTGAATCTGTATCGTACCTGTTTTCAAATGTACCGTATTAG
- the Ubc4 gene encoding ubiquitin conjugating enzyme 4 isoform X1 produces the protein MANIAALRIQREFKEVIRSEEVAKCAIKVELVNDSFTELKGEIAGPPDTPYEGGNFVLEIKVPETYPFNPPKVRFITKIWHPNISSVTGAICLDILKDQWAAAMTLRTVLLSLQALLSAAEPDDPQDAVVARQYKEHQEMFRQTARHWTYVYAGGPAKMPDLDDKIRRLTDMGIEEHNARVALSSYNWDLERATEQLFS, from the exons ATGGCGAACATCGCGGCATTGAGAATTCAACGCGAATTTAAAGAGGTTATAAGGAGCGAGGAG GTTGCAAAATGTGCGATTAAAGTTGAATTGGTGAATGATAGTTTTACTGAATTAAAAGGTGAGATTGCAGGCCCACCAGACACGCCATATGAAGGAGGTAATTTTGTACTCGAGATTAAAGTTCCCGAGACGTATCCCTTCAATCCTCCAAAA GTGCGATTCATAACAAAAATATGGCATCCTAATATATCTTCAGTAACAGGTGCCATTTGTTTAGATATATTAAAAGATCAGTG GGCTGCTGCAATGACATTGCGTACTGTATTACTATCATTGCAAGCTTTGCTATCTGCAGCAGAACCAGATGATCCACAAGATGCAGTAGTAGCTAGACAGTATAAAGAGCATCAAGAAATGTTTCGTCAAACTGCCAGACATTGGACATATGTATATGCGGGTG GACCAGCGAAGATGCCTGATTTAGATGATAAAATAAGGCGATTAACGGATATGGGAATTGAAGAACACAATGCAAGAGTTGCTTTATCTTCGTACAATTGGGATTTGGAACGTGCCACTGAACAGCTCTTCAGTTAG
- the Prps gene encoding phosphoribosyl pyrophosphate synthetase isoform X3: protein MINQNRSFCAYEMDLLEQRKSRRVCQCSHKSKARVMPVSQPVRAKSLLRANLENSRGRLLQSRMPNIKVFSGTSHPDLAQRIVDRLGIDIGKVVTKKFSNLETCVEIGESVRGEDVYIVQSGSGEVNDNLMELLIMINACKIASASRVTAVIPCFPYARQDKKDKDFVPDLSTSRAPISAKLVANMLSVAGADHIITMDLHASQIQGFFDIPVDNLFAEPAVLKWIKENIIEWRNSIIVSPDAGGAKRVTSIADRLNVEFALIHKERKKANEVASMVLVGDVKDRVAILVDDMADTCGTICHAAEKLLEAGATKVYAILTHGIFSGPAISRINNACFEAVVVTNTIPQDGHMKDCPKIQCIDVSMMFAEAVRRTHNGESVSYLFSNVPY, encoded by the exons ATGATAAATCAAAACAGAAGCTTTTGTGCATACGAAATGGATCTTCTAGAACAACGCAAGAGTAGACGAGTATGTCAGTGCTCGCATAAATCAAAGGCACGTG TGATGCCTGTGTCCCAGCCAGTGCGTGCTAAGAGTTTGTTACGCGCAAACTTAGAAAATTCTCGCGGGCGACTTTTGCAAAGCAGAATGCCAAACATTAAAGTCTTCAGTGGTACGTCGCATCCAGATTTGGCTCAGCGTATCGTCGACAGACTTGGCATCGATATTGGAAAAGTTGTCACCAAGAAATTCAGCAACCTCGAAACATG TGTGGAAATAGGAGAGTCTGTTCGAGGAGAAGATGTGTATATTGTACAAAGTGGAAGTGGAGAAGTAAATGACAATTTGATGGAGCTATTGATTATGATCAATGCATGTAAAATTGCTTCAGCATCTCGAGTAACTGCGGTAATTCCTTGTTTCCCATATGCAAGACAAGATAAGAAGGATAAG GATTTTGTGCCCGACCTATCTACA AGTCGTGCACCTATCTCGGCAAAGTTAGTAGCAAACATGTTGTCAGTAGCAGGAGCTGATCACATTATTACAATGGATTTGCATGCTAGTCAGATTCAAGGATTTTTCGACATTCCAGTTGACAATTTATTTGCTGAACCAGCTGTTTTGAAATGGATTAAAGAAAACATTATCGAATGGCGTAACAGCATTATTGTTTCCCCAGATGCTGGTGGTGCTAAAAG GGTAACATCTATAGCTGATCGATTAAATGTTGAATTTGCTCTTATACATAAAGAAAGGAAAAAGGCGAATGAGGTTGCTAGTATGGTATTAGTTGGAGACGTAAAGGACAGAGTTGCTATTCTAGTAGATGACATGGCCGACACTTGTGGTACTATTTGTCACGCAGCTGAAAAACTTCTTGAAGCTGGAGCAACAAAAGTATATGCGATTTTAACGCATGGCATTTTTAGTGGGCCAGCGATTAGTAGAATTAATAATGCTTGTTTTGAAGCTGTGGTAGTAACAAATACCATTCCTCAAGATGGTCATATGAAAGATTGTCCAAAAATACAG TGTATCGACGTATCGATGATGTTTGCTGAGGCTGTAAGGCGGACTCATAATGGTGAATCTGTATCGTACCTGTTTTCAAATGTACCGTATTAG
- the Prps gene encoding phosphoribosyl pyrophosphate synthetase isoform X1 yields the protein MINQNRSFCAYEMDLLEQRKSRRVCQCSHKSKARVMPVSQPVRAKSLLRANLENSRGRLLQSRMPNIKVFSGTSHPDLAQRIVDRLGIDIGKVVTKKFSNLETCVEIGESVRGEDVYIVQSGSGEVNDNLMELLIMINACKIASASRVTAVIPCFPYARQDKKDKGGDGGDNKSKNRIVMKSNEWKFRDFVPDLSTSRAPISAKLVANMLSVAGADHIITMDLHASQIQGFFDIPVDNLFAEPAVLKWIKENIIEWRNSIIVSPDAGGAKRVTSIADRLNVEFALIHKERKKANEVASMVLVGDVKDRVAILVDDMADTCGTICHAAEKLLEAGATKVYAILTHGIFSGPAISRINNACFEAVVVTNTIPQDGHMKDCPKIQCIDVSMMFAEAVRRTHNGESVSYLFSNVPY from the exons ATGATAAATCAAAACAGAAGCTTTTGTGCATACGAAATGGATCTTCTAGAACAACGCAAGAGTAGACGAGTATGTCAGTGCTCGCATAAATCAAAGGCACGTG TGATGCCTGTGTCCCAGCCAGTGCGTGCTAAGAGTTTGTTACGCGCAAACTTAGAAAATTCTCGCGGGCGACTTTTGCAAAGCAGAATGCCAAACATTAAAGTCTTCAGTGGTACGTCGCATCCAGATTTGGCTCAGCGTATCGTCGACAGACTTGGCATCGATATTGGAAAAGTTGTCACCAAGAAATTCAGCAACCTCGAAACATG TGTGGAAATAGGAGAGTCTGTTCGAGGAGAAGATGTGTATATTGTACAAAGTGGAAGTGGAGAAGTAAATGACAATTTGATGGAGCTATTGATTATGATCAATGCATGTAAAATTGCTTCAGCATCTCGAGTAACTGCGGTAATTCCTTGTTTCCCATATGCAAGACAAGATAAGAAGGATAAG GGTGGTGATGGAGGTGACAACAAATCTAAGAATCGAATTGTCATGAAGTCAAACGAGTGGAAATTCAGG GATTTTGTGCCCGACCTATCTACA AGTCGTGCACCTATCTCGGCAAAGTTAGTAGCAAACATGTTGTCAGTAGCAGGAGCTGATCACATTATTACAATGGATTTGCATGCTAGTCAGATTCAAGGATTTTTCGACATTCCAGTTGACAATTTATTTGCTGAACCAGCTGTTTTGAAATGGATTAAAGAAAACATTATCGAATGGCGTAACAGCATTATTGTTTCCCCAGATGCTGGTGGTGCTAAAAG GGTAACATCTATAGCTGATCGATTAAATGTTGAATTTGCTCTTATACATAAAGAAAGGAAAAAGGCGAATGAGGTTGCTAGTATGGTATTAGTTGGAGACGTAAAGGACAGAGTTGCTATTCTAGTAGATGACATGGCCGACACTTGTGGTACTATTTGTCACGCAGCTGAAAAACTTCTTGAAGCTGGAGCAACAAAAGTATATGCGATTTTAACGCATGGCATTTTTAGTGGGCCAGCGATTAGTAGAATTAATAATGCTTGTTTTGAAGCTGTGGTAGTAACAAATACCATTCCTCAAGATGGTCATATGAAAGATTGTCCAAAAATACAG TGTATCGACGTATCGATGATGTTTGCTGAGGCTGTAAGGCGGACTCATAATGGTGAATCTGTATCGTACCTGTTTTCAAATGTACCGTATTAG